A window of the Phaseolus vulgaris cultivar G19833 chromosome 5, P. vulgaris v2.0, whole genome shotgun sequence genome harbors these coding sequences:
- the LOC137836072 gene encoding BRAP2 RING ZnF UBP domain-containing protein 2 yields MWSSTSSVAIAIAAPSSDEDPTESSSFSFSTALFNFSSGNPRIEETRGLMHLFPDDTPATLPVGRKPLVCVVGVPNHMTYADFCQFSGSFIQHMLEMRIVRMDGMEDQYSVLIRFDSQESTDTFYKHYHGRRFSSLEVEVCRVLFTLDVQYTGSIEHAQPSNASSTEQPTCPVCLERLDQDTGGILTTICNHSFHCSCISKWADSSCPVCRYCQQQAEKSICFVCQTTENLWICVICGYVGCGRYKGGHAIIHWKETQHCYSLEVETKRVWDYVGDNYVHRLIQSKTDGKLVELNTNCAHADNGCGSCSCEDNAMSEAMLNSKVEAIVNEYNELLATQLENQKIYFESLLQEVKEESERKISKAVQKAISLKQQKIQSKVDRCKKEKKFLDDLNENLVKNEDIWKAKILEIEERERKATRVMEDRVADLEKQLGDLMVCLEGGKMEGELPVSDDEIKEGTVFQKSKESSSVSTSQACITEE; encoded by the exons ATGTGGAGTTCAACTTCAAGCGTAGCGATTGCAATTGCAGCACCTTCCTCCGACGAGGATCCCACCGAATCCTCTTCGTTTTCCTTCTCCACCGCTCTCTTCAATTTCTCTTCTGGAAACCCTAGAATCGAGGAGACGCGCGGCCTCATGCATCTCTTCCCCGACGACACTCCGGCTACTCTTCCG GTTGGACGCAAACCTCTGGTTTGCGTTGTTGGCGTTCCCAATCACATGACCTATGCGGATTTCTGTCAGTTCAGTGGTTCCTTCATTCAGCACATGCTGGAGATGCGCATTGTTAG GATGGATGGTATGGAGGATCAGTACAGTGTCTTGATTCGCTTTGACTCCCAAGAATCCACCGACACCTTCTACAAGCACTACCATGGCCGCCGATTCTCCTCTCTCGAg GTTGAGGTTTGCCGAGTTCTTTTCACGTTAGACGTGCAGTACACTGGTTCCATTGAACACGCACAACCCTCAAATGCTAGTTCAACTGAACAGCCTACTTGTCCTGTTTGTCTTG AACGATTAGATCAGGACACCGGTGGAATTCTTACAACTATATGCAACCATTCTTTCCATTGTTCTTGTATTTCAAAATGGGCAGATTCTTCTTGTCCT GTATGCCGCTATTGCCAGCAGCAAGCTGAAAAATCGATATGTTTTGTTTGTCAAACCACCGAGAACCTGTGGATATGTGTTATATGTGGGTATGTTGGCTGCGGAAG ATATAAGGGAGGTCATGCTATAATACACTGGAAAGAGACACAGCATTGCTACTCCCTGGAAGTGGAGACCAAACGTGTGTGGGATTATGTGGGAGACAACTATGTTCATAGACTTATTCAGTCCAAAACTGATGGGAAATTGGTTGAGCTGAACACTAACTGTGCACATGCAGACAATGGATGCGGAAGTTGCAGCTGTGAAGATAATGCCATGAGTGAGGCTATGCTTAATAGTAAAGTTGAAGCT ATTGTCAATGAGTACAATGAATTGCTTGCTACTCAACTTGAAAACCAAAAAATA TATTTCGAATCCTTATTACAAGAAGTAAAAGAAGAATCGGAAAGAAAAATTTCCAAAGCTGTTCAGAAGGCTATCAGTCTTAAACAGCAGAAGATTCAGTCCAAGGTTGACAGATGTAAGAAAGAGAAGAAATTTCTGGATGAT CTTAATGAGAATCTTGTGAAAAATGAGGACATTTGGAAAGCAAAGATACTTGAGATTGAAGAGAG GGAGAGAAAAGCTACGAGAGTGATGGAGGATAGAGTAGCGGACCTGGAAAAGCAG CTTGGAGATCTCATGGTTTGTCTTGAGGGGGGGAAGATGGAAGGAGAGCTACCCGTTTCAGATGATGAGATTAAAGAAGGGACTGTCTTTCAAAAATCGAAAGAATCATCCTCAGTTAGTACTTCTCAAGCATGCATAACAGAAGAATGA
- the LOC137836064 gene encoding transcription factor bHLH18-like: MDFLLSPAFYSPMEQAWENWSLQMEKGDDGCKDLVLEECHTEEEEFLRDILGDPGFCSETRSHHNSATPTDGSSLSSDETLAMAAASNVNIPPQKSHIADSSPRTYILSFDTSTIIPPTPHFDTSKSSSTFTLSSKKRHRNLSSEQPKPNSATVKRGRNGSLDHIMAERKRRQELAERFIALSATIPGLKKTDKSSILCEAISYVKELQGRVTELEERNKRGKEAVMILNKSDEDSSNSSETDSKDWCRMLPDIEARVMENEVLIEIHCEKEEGVELKLLDHLENLHLCVTATSVLPFGNSTLGITIVAQMGDAYKMTMKEVVRNLREVLMNEINIHGDPY; encoded by the exons ATGGACTTTCTCCTTTCCCCTGCTTTCTACTCTCCGATGGAACAAGCATGGGAGAATTGGTCTCTTCAAATG GAAAAGGGTGATGATGGGTGTAAGGATCTGGTGTTGGAAGAGTGCCACACAGAAGAAGAAGAGTTTCTCAGGGACATTCTTGGTGACCCTGGTTTTTGTTCTGAAACTCGAAGTCACCACAACTCTGCAACGCCCACTGATGGTAGCAGTTTATCCTCCGATGAGACGCTAGCAATGGCAGCAGCTTCCAATGTCAATATACCTCCCCAGAAGTCCCACATCGCTGATTCCTCTCCAAGAACATATATTTTGTCTTTTGACACCTCCACCATTATCCCACCCACCCCTCATTTCGACACCTCTAAATCATCATCCACCTTCACTCTCTCCTCCAAAAAACGCCACCGGAATCTCAGCTCAGAACAGCCAAAACCAAACTCCGCCACCGTAAAGAGGGGCAGAAACGGCTCCCTTGACCACATCATGGCCGAAAGAAAAAGGAGACAAGAACTCGCGGAGAGGTTCATAGCACTTTCAGCCACTATCCCTGGCCTCAAGAAG ACGGACAAGAGTTCAATACTTTGCGAAGCGATTAGTTACGTGAAAGAGCTTCAAGGACGCGTGACGGAGCTTGAAGAGAGAAACAAGAGAGGGAAAGAAGCAGTGATGATCCTGAACAAGAGTGATGAAGATAGCAGTAACTCCAGTGAAACAGATTCCAAGGATTGGTGCAGAATGCTCCCTGATATTGAAGCAAGAGTTATGGAGAATGAGGTGCTCATTGAGATCCATTGCGAGAAGGAAGAAGGAGTTGAGCTCAAATTATTGGACCATCTTGAAAACCTTCATCTCTGTGTCACCGCCACCAGCGTTTTGCCCTTCGGGAATTCAACTCTTGGCATCACCATTGTCGCTCAG ATGGGTGACGCATACAAGATGACAATGAAGGAGGTAGTGAGAAATCTAAGGGAAGTGCTGATGAATGAAATCAACATCCATGGCGATCCGTACTAG
- the LOC137836071 gene encoding F-box/LRR-repeat protein 14, translating into MDNIPEHIVWEILSRMKKTNDRNAVSLVCKRLYYLDNAQRHCIKVGCGMDPADEALTCLCIRFQNLSKVEITYSGWMSKLGRQLDDKGLLILAKHSPLLTDLSLSYCTFITDVGLRYLASSSKLSSLRLNFTPRITGCGILSLVVGCKNLSRLHLIRCLNVSSVEWLEYLGKLGKLEDLSIKNCRAIGEGDLIKLGLGWQKLRRLQFEVDANYRYMKVYDRLSVDRWQKQHVPCENMLELSLVNCIISPGRGLACVLRKCKNLQKIHLDMCVGVRDFDIICLSQRSSDLQSVSFRVPSDFSLPSLVNNPLRLTDESLQALAQNCSKLEAVRISFSDGEFPSSSSFTLTGILCLINKCPVRHLALDHVYSFNDVGMEALCAAEYLETLELVRCQEISDEGLQLVSQFPRLCILRLSKCLGISDDGLKPLIGSLKLDFLAIEDCPQITERGVQGAAKSVSFRQDLSWMY; encoded by the coding sequence ATGGATAACATACCAGAGCACATAGTATGGGAGATATTGAGTAGGATGAAGAAGACAAACGACAGAAACGCTGTTTCTCTTGTTTGTAAACGGCTTTATTATTTGGACAATGCACAGAGGCATTGCATAAAGGTTGGGTGTGGTATGGATCCTGCAGATGAAGCTTTGACATGTCTGTGCATAAGGTTTCAGAATTTGTCCAAAGTGGAGATTACATACTCTGGATGGATGTCCAAACTGGGAAGACAATTGGATGATAAGGGCCTTCTGATTCTTGCAAAGCACAGCCCTCTACTCACTGATCTCTCCCTCAGCTACTGTACATTTATCACTGATGTTGGCCTCCGTTACTTGGCTTCTTCTTCCAAGCTCTCATCTCTGAGGCTGAATTTCACTCCAAGGATCACTGGCTGTGGCATTCTCTCTCTTGTTGTGGGTTGCAAGAACCTCTCCAGGCTTCACCTTATCAGATGCCTCAATGTGAGCAGTGTGGAGTGGCTTGAATACCTTGGCAAGCTTGGGAAGCTGGAGGATCTCTCCATCAAGAATTGCAGGGCCATTGGGGAAGGGGACTTGATTAAGCTTGGACTTGGTTGGCAGAAACTCAGAAGGTTGCAGTTTGAAGTGGATGCTAATTACCGATACATGAAGGTCTATGATCGGTTGTCTGTGGATAGGTGGCAAAAGCAGCATGTGCCTTGTGAGAATATGCTTGAACTTAGCCTGGTGAATTGCATCATCAGTCCTGGGAGAGGGCTTGCTTGTGTGTTGAGAAAGTGCAAGAACTTGCAGAAAATTCACCTGGACATGTGTGTTGGGGTTAGAGACTTTGACATTATTTGTTTGTCCCAAAGATCAAGTGACCTTCAATCGGTTTCTTTTAGAGTTCCATCGGATTTTTCACTTCCCTCATTGGTGAATAATCCATTGAGATTGACAGATGAGAGTCTGCAAGCCTTGGCTCAAAACTGCTCCAAGCTTGAAGCAGTGAGGATATCTTTTTCTGATGGGGAGTTCCCTTCATCATCCTCATTCACTTTGACTGGAATACTTTGTTTGATTAATAAATGCCCGGTTCGACACCTTGCTCTAGATCATGTTTATTCCTTCAATGATGTTGGAATGGAAGCCCTTTGTGCAGCAGAATATCTTGAAACTCTTGAACTGGTAAGGTGCCAAGAGATCAGTGATGAAGGACTACAGCTTGTGAGTCAGTTTCCCAGATTGTGCATTTTGCGGTTAAGCAAATGTTTGGGGATCTCTGATGATGGATTAAAGCCACTTATTGGATCACTGAAGTTGGATTTCTTGGCCATCGAAGATTGCCCTCAAATAACTGAAAGAGGTGTCCAAGGAGCTGCAAAGTCTGTGTCTTTCAGGCAAGACTTATCATGGATGTACTGA
- the LOC137836065 gene encoding transcription factor bHLH18-like: MEENQWGNCSSHMEMEDEVLNECLCQTNPFDEEFLRDILQQPEAEEGGDDMMMMMKNKNSNSSSMMNLCGEENKKKSGYILSFEGLTGWKDVSENSNSTTRSNQGTKKTRSASESMDHIMSERKRRQELTRKFIALASTIPGLKKMDKAHVLREAMNYVKQLQERVEVLEEDIQKNNAESAITITRSHLCIDDTNSDECYGSNEAVPPEVEARVLGKQVLIKIHCGKQKGILLKIMSQLEHLHLYISTSNVLPLGNTIDITIIAQMGDKYNMVVKDLVKELRRVAMMKLCVSQ, encoded by the exons ATGGAGGAAAACCAGTGGGGGAACTGCTCCTCTCACATG GAAATGGAGGACGAGGTGTTGAATGAATGTTTGTGCCAGACGAACCCCTTCGACGAAGAGTTTCTTAGGGATATTCTGCAGCAGCCGGAGGCAGAAGAGGGTGGTGATgacatgatgatgatgatgaagaacaaGAACAGTAACTCATCATCCATGATGAATCTTTGTGGTGAAGAGAATAAGAAGAAATCTGGTTATATACTGTCTTTTGAGGGTTTGACTGGTTGGAAAGACGTGTCTGAGAACTCGAACTCAACAACAAGGAGCAACCAAGGAACGAAGAAGACTCGAAGCGCTTCTGAATCAATGGATCACATCATGTCGGAGAGAAAAAGGAGACAGGAACTCACCAGGAAATTCATAGCACTTGCTTCCACCATCCCTGGCTTGAAGAAG ATGGACAAGGCACATGTGCTAAGAGAAGCAATGAATTACGTGAAGCAGCTGCAAGAACGTGTGGAAGTGCTGGAAGAAGATATCCAGAAGAACAATGCAGAATCAGCGATCACCATAACAAGATCTCATCTCTGCATTGATGACACAAACAGTGATGAATGCTATGGCTCCAATGAAGCAGTTCCTCCTGAAGTTGAAGCCAGAGTCCTTGGGAAGCAAGTGTTGATCAAGATTCATTGTGGCAAACAAAAGGGAATTCTGCTTAAAATAATGTCTCAGCTTGAACATCTTCATCTCTACATATCCACTAGCAATGTCTTGCCCCTTGGAAATACCATTGACATCACCATAATTGCTCAG ATGGGTGATAAATACAACATGGTAGTGAAGGATCTAGTGAAAGAATTGAGACGAGTGGCTATGATGAAGTTGTGTGTGTCACAATGA